In a single window of the Gemmatimonadaceae bacterium genome:
- a CDS encoding alpha-L-fucosidase → MDRRDFLITAGAAGAAALGTGALHRGARARVAPVGAASRAARPVPTPAQLAWQREELSLFTHFTVNTFTDKEWGDGTESPSIFNPSRFDARAWTRVAREAGFGSLILTAKHHDGFCLWPSRRTNHSVASSPWRDGKGDVVREVADACRADGLKLGVYLSPWDRHEPSYGSGAGYMDFYCAQLEELLTQYGPVAEVWFDGANGEGPNGKRQAYDWPRIHALVRRLQPGAVMFSDAGPDVRWIGNEKGVAGETCWSTIDPASVPYAGYDAPGVGELLQRGDPHGSVWRPGETDVSIRPGWFWHPAEDDKVRSADNLMELYFTSVGRNSKLLLNLPPTRDGLLHSADARALAAFGARRRAMLSRDLARGGQVRAGGHDAGAVVSGDGARWWTAPDGATEATIELVLPRPVRCNVLRLQEPIALGQVVERWSLSLQEDGRWREAARGTTIGYTWLAHLETARADRFRLTLASTLGPLRLSTLALHLDAP, encoded by the coding sequence ATGGATCGGCGCGACTTCCTCATCACCGCGGGTGCCGCGGGCGCGGCCGCGCTTGGCACCGGGGCCCTGCACCGTGGCGCTCGTGCGCGCGTTGCGCCTGTCGGCGCCGCGTCGCGCGCCGCCCGTCCGGTCCCCACACCGGCGCAGCTCGCCTGGCAGCGCGAGGAGCTCTCCCTCTTCACCCACTTCACGGTCAACACCTTCACCGACAAGGAGTGGGGCGACGGCACGGAATCGCCGTCGATCTTCAACCCGTCGCGCTTCGACGCGCGCGCCTGGACCCGCGTGGCGCGCGAGGCGGGCTTCGGGTCGCTGATCCTCACCGCCAAGCACCACGACGGCTTCTGCCTCTGGCCGTCCAGGCGCACCAACCACTCGGTTGCATCGTCGCCGTGGCGCGACGGGAAGGGCGATGTGGTGCGCGAGGTGGCCGACGCCTGCCGCGCCGATGGCCTCAAGCTCGGAGTCTATCTCTCGCCGTGGGACCGGCACGAGCCCAGCTACGGGAGCGGGGCGGGCTACATGGACTTCTACTGCGCACAGTTGGAGGAACTCCTCACGCAGTACGGGCCGGTGGCCGAAGTCTGGTTCGATGGCGCCAATGGCGAGGGACCCAACGGGAAGCGCCAGGCCTATGATTGGCCGCGCATTCACGCCCTGGTCCGCCGGCTGCAACCCGGCGCCGTCATGTTCTCCGATGCCGGCCCCGACGTGCGCTGGATCGGCAACGAGAAGGGGGTCGCCGGCGAGACGTGCTGGAGCACGATCGACCCGGCGAGCGTCCCCTATGCGGGCTACGATGCGCCGGGCGTCGGCGAGTTGCTGCAGCGCGGCGATCCCCATGGCAGCGTCTGGCGCCCCGGCGAGACCGACGTCTCCATTCGCCCCGGATGGTTCTGGCACCCCGCCGAGGACGACAAGGTTCGCTCCGCCGACAACCTGATGGAACTCTACTTCACGTCGGTGGGGCGCAACAGCAAGCTCCTGCTCAACCTTCCGCCCACGCGCGACGGGCTCTTGCACTCGGCGGATGCACGCGCGCTGGCCGCGTTTGGGGCGCGGCGGCGCGCCATGCTCTCGCGCGACCTCGCACGCGGCGGGCAGGTGCGCGCCGGGGGGCATGACGCCGGCGCCGTCGTGAGCGGCGATGGCGCACGCTGGTGGACCGCCCCCGACGGCGCGACCGAGGCGACGATCGAACTCGTCCTCCCTCGTCCCGTGAGATGCAACGTGTTGCGATTGCAGGAACCGATCGCCCTGGGGCAGGTGGTGGAACGCTGGTCGCTGTCGCTCCAGGAGGATGGCCGCTGGCGCGAGGCCGCGCGTGGCACCACCATCGGCTACACATGGTTAGCGCACCTCGAAACCGCGCGCGCCGATCGGTTCCGGCTCACGCTGGCGTCCACGCTGGGTCCGCTGCGGCTCTCGACCCTCGCCCTGCACCTGGACGCACCGTAG
- a CDS encoding DUF3568 family protein — MRPRLIALRLVLASTPIALSGCFLAAAGAGAAGAIAYTNRGASSEVGGTVDQVFDRAVTSFGQNGVAETGRSIEDNGRKRRLLGKKGEQDVTVELERDTEATTKVEVIARKNAVDYDKELAKTILNGMLAR, encoded by the coding sequence ATGCGTCCCCGCCTCATCGCCCTTCGACTCGTCCTGGCCAGCACACCTATCGCCCTCAGCGGCTGCTTTCTCGCGGCCGCGGGGGCGGGCGCCGCCGGCGCCATCGCGTACACCAACCGCGGTGCCTCGTCCGAAGTTGGGGGGACCGTGGACCAGGTGTTCGATCGCGCGGTCACCTCGTTCGGCCAGAACGGCGTCGCCGAGACCGGGCGCAGCATCGAGGACAACGGCCGCAAGCGCCGCCTGCTGGGGAAGAAGGGCGAGCAGGATGTGACGGTCGAGCTCGAGCGCGACACAGAGGCCACGACGAAGGTCGAAGTCATCGCCAGGAAGAACGCCGTCGACTACGACAAGGAACTCGCCAAGACGATCCTGAACGGGATGCTGGCCAGGTAG
- a CDS encoding alkaline phosphatase family protein produces MRISRLIAIVAASVTLCALHARAAAAQPRTRNVVLIVTDGLRWQEVFTGAERALVSRKPGGVRDTTALLRDFWRDTPDARREALLPFLWGTVARQGVIYGNRTKGGDAHITNTMKFSYPGYNEIFTGAFDPRIDSNDYPPNPNETVFEWLASQPSLAGRVAAVATWDAFRRILNRDRARFPVLDGWDEPFASVRTPTARMQFVDEWYRSSVRMWENNAFDAPMQMAARELVASRKPRLLFVGYGETDEWAHSGMYDLLLRSAHQVDAFIGELWKTMQAMPQYRGTTTFIITTDHGRGSGPDAWRDHGQDVDGAEHIWMAIIGPDTPALGERTAGTPVTQSQVAATVAALLGHDWNARNPRAGQPVREAIVRK; encoded by the coding sequence ATGCGCATCTCCCGCCTCATCGCCATCGTCGCCGCGTCTGTCACGCTGTGCGCGCTTCACGCGCGCGCCGCCGCGGCGCAGCCCCGCACCCGCAATGTCGTCCTCATCGTCACCGACGGGCTGCGCTGGCAGGAAGTGTTCACCGGCGCCGAGCGTGCCCTCGTCAGCCGCAAGCCCGGTGGGGTGCGCGACACCACCGCCCTCCTCCGCGACTTCTGGCGCGACACGCCGGATGCGCGCCGCGAGGCGCTCCTCCCCTTCCTGTGGGGAACGGTCGCCAGGCAGGGCGTCATCTACGGCAATCGCACCAAGGGCGGCGACGCCCACATCACCAACACCATGAAGTTCTCGTACCCCGGCTACAACGAGATCTTCACCGGCGCCTTCGATCCGCGCATCGACTCCAACGACTATCCGCCCAACCCGAACGAGACGGTCTTCGAGTGGCTTGCCTCGCAACCATCACTCGCGGGGCGCGTCGCCGCCGTGGCCACGTGGGATGCCTTCCGGCGCATCCTCAATCGCGATCGCGCCCGCTTCCCCGTGCTCGACGGATGGGATGAACCCTTCGCCAGCGTCCGCACCCCGACGGCGCGGATGCAGTTCGTCGACGAGTGGTACCGCAGCTCCGTCCGCATGTGGGAGAACAACGCCTTCGATGCACCGATGCAGATGGCGGCCAGGGAACTCGTCGCCAGCCGCAAACCGCGCCTCCTCTTCGTTGGCTATGGCGAGACCGACGAATGGGCGCACTCGGGGATGTACGACCTCCTCCTCCGCTCCGCGCACCAGGTGGACGCCTTCATCGGCGAGCTGTGGAAGACGATGCAGGCCATGCCGCAGTACCGCGGCACCACGACCTTCATCATCACCACCGACCACGGGCGCGGGAGTGGCCCCGACGCGTGGCGCGACCACGGCCAGGACGTCGACGGGGCCGAGCACATCTGGATGGCGATCATCGGCCCCGACACGCCGGCGTTAGGCGAACGCACCGCCGGAACCCCAGTCACCCAGTCGCAGGTGGCCGCCACGGTCGCCGCACTACTCGGCCACGACTGGAACGCGCGGAACCCGAGGGCCGGCCAGCCCGTGCGCGAGGCCATCGTGCGGAAATAG
- a CDS encoding amidohydrolase family protein: protein MPRITSRSQSPFALRALIAPLTLAAVMPCAPAGVALAQRPTLSANTRQYVAVDTSLLALTNVRVIDGTGAPARDAQTLVIRDGKIVALGASASTPIPSGALVRDMTGKSVIPGLVMVHEHLFYPTGPGVYGNVTESFSRLYLAGGVTSMRTGGNMNGYGELNIARAIARGDKPGPWIDATAPYLNGANPFGQMRSLETPNEARRFVNWWADQGATSFKAYMQIRRDVLGAAIAEAHKRGMKVTGHLCSVTYREAAALGIDDLEHGFLASTDFVADKKPDECPRQGGIPSLMALEPTSPEFTALVAELVKRKVAITSTMTVFETFAPNRPMPPGIDVLTPQLREQFEQMQANLAKAPRSIYATALPKGMAMEVAFARAGGLLVVGTDPTGGGGVVAGYSNQRALELLVEAGFSPVEAIKVGTLNGATYLGRAALTGSLTVGKQADLVVINGDPSARIGDVRNVELVFRQGVGYDPQKLIASVKGKVGLF from the coding sequence ATGCCTCGAATCACCTCGCGCTCCCAATCGCCCTTTGCCCTGCGCGCGCTGATCGCGCCGCTCACGCTGGCCGCAGTCATGCCGTGTGCTCCTGCCGGCGTGGCACTCGCCCAGCGCCCAACGCTCTCCGCCAACACGCGCCAGTACGTCGCCGTCGACACGTCGCTCCTCGCCCTAACCAACGTGCGCGTGATCGATGGCACCGGTGCGCCGGCGCGCGACGCTCAGACGCTCGTCATCCGCGATGGGAAGATCGTCGCGCTCGGGGCCAGCGCCTCGACCCCCATCCCCAGCGGGGCGCTGGTGCGCGACATGACAGGGAAGTCGGTCATCCCGGGGCTGGTGATGGTGCACGAGCACCTGTTCTATCCCACCGGTCCCGGGGTGTACGGCAACGTGACCGAGTCGTTCTCGCGCCTCTACCTGGCGGGCGGCGTCACGTCGATGCGCACCGGCGGCAACATGAACGGCTACGGTGAGCTGAACATCGCGCGCGCCATCGCCCGCGGCGACAAGCCGGGGCCGTGGATCGACGCCACCGCGCCCTATCTGAATGGCGCCAATCCCTTTGGGCAGATGCGATCGCTCGAGACGCCCAACGAGGCACGCCGCTTCGTGAACTGGTGGGCCGACCAGGGGGCGACGTCGTTCAAGGCCTACATGCAGATTCGCCGCGACGTCCTGGGCGCCGCCATCGCCGAGGCGCACAAGCGCGGGATGAAGGTCACCGGGCACCTGTGCTCGGTCACCTACCGCGAGGCCGCGGCGTTAGGCATCGACGACCTCGAACACGGCTTCCTCGCCTCGACCGACTTCGTCGCCGACAAGAAGCCGGATGAGTGCCCGCGGCAGGGCGGGATCCCGTCGCTCATGGCGCTGGAGCCCACCTCGCCCGAGTTCACCGCGCTGGTGGCCGAGCTGGTGAAGCGGAAGGTGGCGATCACCTCGACGATGACCGTCTTCGAGACCTTCGCCCCCAACCGTCCCATGCCGCCGGGGATCGACGTCCTCACGCCGCAGCTGCGCGAGCAGTTCGAGCAGATGCAGGCCAACCTGGCCAAGGCCCCGCGCAGCATCTACGCCACTGCCCTCCCCAAGGGGATGGCGATGGAGGTCGCCTTCGCGCGCGCCGGCGGGCTGCTCGTCGTGGGCACGGACCCCACCGGTGGCGGTGGGGTGGTTGCCGGCTACTCCAACCAGCGTGCGCTCGAACTCCTGGTCGAGGCGGGCTTCTCACCGGTGGAGGCCATCAAGGTCGGGACGCTCAATGGCGCCACCTACCTTGGGCGTGCCGCACTCACCGGCTCCCTCACCGTCGGCAAGCAGGCCGATCTCGTCGTGATCAACGGCGACCCGTCGGCGCGCATCGGCGACGTGCGCAACGTCGAGTTGGTCTTCCGGCAGGGCGTGGGCTACGATCCGCAGAAACTCATTGCCTCGGTGAAGGGGAAGGTGGGGCTCTTCTGA